A genomic window from Vitis riparia cultivar Riparia Gloire de Montpellier isolate 1030 chromosome 16, EGFV_Vit.rip_1.0, whole genome shotgun sequence includes:
- the LOC117933342 gene encoding AP-3 complex subunit sigma-like — MDKFASLSPDMLKKDNLIVRIRGHYFPWDAAAPIYGALDEVLLIFVNGHIICLLLTLLPSVLVETLDKCFKNVCELDIMFNYSKLHTILDEIIFGGQVLETSSAEVMKAVEEISKLETASNTIILVPKSISGWRS, encoded by the exons ATGGATAAATTTGCCTCTCTGAGTCCTGATATGTTGAAAAAAGATAACCTTATCGTCAGAATTAGAGGCCATTACTTCCCATGGGATGCAGCTGCACCTATT TATGGAGCTCTTGATGAGG TGCTTTTGATATTTGTTAATGGTCATATCATTTGTTTACTCTTGACTCTTCTGCCTTCAGTTTTGGTGGAAACATTGGAcaagtgcttcaaaaatgtaTGCGAGCTTGACATAATGTTCAATTATAGCAAG TTGCATACTATTTTGGATGAGATCATTTTTGGCGGTCAAGTGCTAGAAACAAGTTCTGCAGAAGTTATGAAGGCTGTTGAAGAAATATCAaa GTTGGAAACAGCCTCAAATACTATCATACTTGTCCCTAAGTCCATTTCTGGTTGGCGAAGTTGA
- the LOC117934229 gene encoding stilbene synthase 1-like, translating to MASVEEIRNAQRAKGPATILAIGTATPDNCIYQSDYADYYFRVTKSEHMTELKKKFNRICEKSMIKKRYIHLTEKMLEEHPNIGAYMAPSLNIRQEIITAEIPKLGKEAALKALKEWGQPKSKITHLVFCTTSGVEMPGADYKLANLLGLDNSVRRVMLYHQGCHAGGTVLRTAKDLAENNAGARVLVVCSEITVVTFRGPSEEALDSLVGQVLFGDGSAAVIVGSDPDISIERPHFQLISAAQTFIPNSQGAIAGNLREVGLTFHLWPSVPTLISENIEKCLTQAFDPLGISDWNSLFWIAHPGGPAILDAVEAKLNLEKKKLEATRHVLSEYGNMSSACVLFILDEMRKKSLKREKATTGDGLDWGVLFGFGPGLTIETVVLRSIPTVIN from the exons ATGGCTTCAGTTGAGGAAATCAGAAACGCTCAACGTGCCAAAGGTCCGGCTACCATCCTGGCCATTGGCACAGCTACTCCTGACAACTGTATCTACCAGTCTGATTATGCTGATTACTATTTCAGGGTCACTAAGAGCGAGCACATGACTGAGTTGAAGAAGAAGTTCAATCGCATAT GTGAAAAATCAATGATCAAGAAGCGTTACATTCATTTGACTGAAAAGATGCTTGAAGAGCACCCAAATATTGGTGCCTACATGGCCCCATCTCTTAATATACGCCAGGAGATCATCACTGCTGAGATACCTAAGCTTGGTAAGGAAGCAGCACTGAAGGCACTTAAAGAGTGGGGTCAGCCAAAGTCCAAGATCACCCACCTTGTATTTTGTACAACATCAGGTGTAGAAATGCCTGGTGCTGATTACAAACTTGCTAATCTCTTGGGGCTTGATAACTCAGTTAGAAGAGTTATGTTGTACCATCAAGGTTGCCATGCAGGTGGGACTGTTCTTCGAACAGCTAAGGATCTTGCAGAGAATAATGCAGGAGCAAGAGTTCTTGTGGTATGCTCGGAGATCACTGTTGTTACATTCCGTGGGCCTTCCGAGGAGGCTTTGGACTCTTTAGTTGGCCAAGTCCTTTTTGGTGATGGGTCTGCAGCTGTGATTGTTGGATCAGACCCAGATATCTCAATTGAACGACCACACTTCCAGCTCATCTCAGCAGCTCAAACATTTATTCCTAATTCACAAGGTGCTATTGCAGGCAACTTACGTGAGGTGGGACTCACCTTTCATTTGTGGCCTAGTGTGCCTACTTTGATTTCTGAGAACATAGAGAAATGTTTGACTCAGGCTTTTGACCCACTTGGTATTAGCGATTGGAACTCGTTATTTTGGATTGCCCATCCAGGTGGCCCTGCAATTCTTGATGCAGTTGAAGCAAAACtcaatttagagaaaaagaaacttgAAGCAACAAGGCACGTGTTAAGTGAGTATGGTAACATGTCTAGTGCATGTgtgttgtttattttggatgagATGAGAAAGAAATCTTTAAAGAGGGAAAAGGCCACCACAGGTGATGGATTGGATTGGGGAGTATTATTTGGTTTTGGACCAGGCTTAACCATCGAAACTGTTGTGCTGCGTAGCATTCCTACAGTTATAAATTAA